GGGTTGAAATCAGATATTGAAGGTAGGGTAATGTCTACGGTAGAAAAGGATCTGGCCATTGATCACACATCCCAACTGGAAGAAGATCTCAAAAAAGCCAAGACAGTTCTTTATCTTGCGGATAATGTGGGTGAAATAGTATTTGACAAGTTACTCCTCAAAAAACTTCAGGAATATAATGTTGAAGTCACGGTAGCTCTTAAAAAAGATCCAATTCTCAACGATGCTTGTATGAAAGAAGCATTGGATGTAGGTCTCGATGAAGTGGCCCGGCTAATAACCACTGGCACGGACTCTATAGGTGTAATATACCATGATCTTTCCGATGATTTCAAACAGGAATTTGAAATGGCTGATCTGGTTATAGCCAAGGGTTTGGGCAACTATGAAGGTTTGACTGAGATGGGCCTGGGTGATAAACCAGTTTTCTGTCTTTTAAATGTTAAATGTCAACCAATTGCCCGGGATATCCCGGCTGAGCTTGGTGGAAATGTGGTTTTAAAATTAAATTAACTGAAATTTTTATAAAAAAGGATTAATATGGGGAATTAAAAAGAATAAGTTCCCCGAGTACAATTTTTTTAAAGTTTACCTTTTGTTATTGATCACACAACCAGATAGGATCATCAACAAGGCTAAAACCAAAATTCCGAATGGAACACCAGTTTTTTGCATGCCTATAGTTTTTGCAGAAACTTCAACTTGTTCTTCTGTAGAATGAACAGTTACTGTTGCATAGGCATCTTGATTGTTTATGATCGGATCATAAGTGTTGGAATATACGTGGGCATGGTTTTCAATAGGTCCAACTTTTTCAACAGTCACTACAATATTCAGTTGAGCCACTGCACCACTAGGTAGATCACCTATGGTCCAAATACCTGTATTATGGTTGTAAGAACCATAATTAGCACTTGAACTGACGTAGTTAACACTTGCTGGTAACTGGTCCACCACATAAACAGCGGTAGCATCATCTGGCCCGTGATTCTGGACAATTAATTTGTAGGTTATTGTTTCATGCACGTAGGGCTGAGGATTACTCACGGCTTTGGTGATGGATAGATCTGCTGCTGGAGGTACCTCCACACTAGCTTCTGAAGAGTCGTTGCTGGTGTTATGATCTAATTCATTAGCATATGTCTTAGTGGCAGTGTTGTTTAAAGTAGTGTTGGTTCTGTTTACTTTGAATACTAGATCTATGGTTGCTGAAGTTCCATTAGCCAGGTCACCAACCTGCCATATTCCACTTAGAGAATCATAAGTACCCTGTGAAATGTTAGCCACACGAACAAAGAGAAGTGAAGTTTGATCCGGTAACAGATCAACAACATGCACTCCAGTTGCATCGTTAGGACCATAGTTGGTTACACTGATATGATAGGTGACTTCCTGTCCATAGTTCTGGGTGGTAGGAGTACCAGTTTTTTCCACACCAATATCTGCCACCGGAAGAACTTCAATAGTTTCACCAGTTGAAGCTTCTGTTTTGGTGTTGGGATCAGTGATATTAGCATAGGCTGTGGCATTGGCGAGGTTAGTTATGAAACCTGTCTGGGTGGTGGTGTTTACCTGAAATGTCAAGTATTCTGTTTGTTCATCTAACAGATCAAATCCAAACCAACTTAGAATACCTCCTGCATAGTTGACGTTACCTACAGATGGAGTTGCTGATCCAGTTATGTAAATTAGTCCAGCAGGTATGGCATCGTCTACAACCACGTTGTATGCAGTGTCCGGTCCGTTGTTAGTTATGTGGATGGTGAAAGTTACCACATCCCCCACTGGGGGCATGGTTACATCTGCGATTTTTTGCATGGATAGTGATGTTACTGGTATGTAAGGTTCTTCAACATTTAAAGTCACCAGAGCATGGTTGTTGGTCATGATGGGATCATATTCATCTCCAGTTACAGTGGCAGTGTTGTTTAGCTGTCCCAATTGATCTGCAGTGGCATTGATTACCAGTTGAGCAGAACTTCCACTGGTTAGAGATGTTACGTTCCAATATAGGATTCCTGAGTAAAGAGGATCTCCAATGAGTGGTGTGAAAGACCAGGTACCTGCTGAAATACTGTCTTCGATGGGAGTTCCAAGGCCTATGGGCCAAAGATCAGTTACTTTGATGTTGTTTGCAGTGCTGGGTCCGTTGTTATAAACTGCTAAAGTGAAACTCACAGATTGTCCCTGGGTAGGGTTGTTGTTGTTAACTTCTTTGATAATTCCCAGATCAGCAACTGGTTGACCATTAACAGTCACCGTGGAGTTGTTGTTATCTGGATAAGGGTCAAAGGTGGTTGCGGTTACATTGGCAGTGTTGATTATAGTACCGGTTTGGTTCACCACAGAAGTTATTTCCAAGTTGGCTGATGCTTCCGGTGCAAGATTACCTACATTCCAGGTTAAAATTCCACCTATGAATGTAAAAGTACCCTGACTGGGAGTGCCGATGTTTATTCCAATTAAGCCAGCCGGGAAAATGTCACTAACCACCACATCTGTGGCTTCATCATGACCATCATTGGTCACCACAATATGGAAGGTGAC
This is a stretch of genomic DNA from Methanobacterium petrolearium. It encodes these proteins:
- a CDS encoding DUF11 domain-containing protein produces the protein MGLPTIKYRNIDLKNEQGVKIIKNQTTRLFLVALSLVFVFTLCSAVSAAEDPTLNTTIGSWETSGLDSNNVNVGPNQTLVQVRVENNDTTDAHDVNVTFTWDNTPSPNYINLAQGESTVKNLGIITPGEVKYAFFLMEITRADGIYPAGAYYQNRTFTTTTAGSNTPTYTNPSYIFGERLISQNRNNILSVTTSNPNPSPGELFTVTVTGKTASANYQTVNMPLINYDPASIQPVNVTTTYGANVTDLLKIDTPNTTNFVSVWTFIALAEGTQTLYSYIHDHSGNSDHYNSDYGDEVVVVNVTNRADLVILKTVGDSSTNVGQIIHYYLSVTNNGPNNATGVVVLDTLPSQVTFISATPSAGVSVVGNLLTWTIDNLDVDDIVTLDILVRIDQAGEFTNIANVTGNEQDPNLSNNHDSVTVNAQQPTADLGISKTVDKLVPHLGDTVTFHIVVTNDGHDEATDVVVSDIFPAGLIGINIGTPSQGTFTFIGGILTWNVGNLAPEASANLEITSVVNQTGTIINTANVTATTFDPYPDNNNSTVTVNGQPVADLGIIKEVNNNNPTQGQSVSFTLAVYNNGPSTANNIKVTDLWPIGLGTPIEDSISAGTWSFTPLIGDPLYSGILYWNVTSLTSGSSAQLVINATADQLGQLNNTATVTGDEYDPIMTNNHALVTLNVEEPYIPVTSLSMQKIADVTMPPVGDVVTFTIHITNNGPDTAYNVVVDDAIPAGLIYITGSATPSVGNVNYAGGILSWFGFDLLDEQTEYLTFQVNTTTQTGFITNLANATAYANITDPNTKTEASTGETIEVLPVADIGVEKTGTPTTQNYGQEVTYHISVTNYGPNDATGVHVVDLLPDQTSLLFVRVANISQGTYDSLSGIWQVGDLANGTSATIDLVFKVNRTNTTLNNTATKTYANELDHNTSNDSSEASVEVPPAADLSITKAVSNPQPYVHETITYKLIVQNHGPDDATAVYVVDQLPASVNYVSSSANYGSYNHNTGIWTIGDLPSGAVAQLNIVVTVEKVGPIENHAHVYSNTYDPIINNQDAYATVTVHSTEEQVEVSAKTIGMQKTGVPFGILVLALLMILSGCVINNKR
- a CDS encoding damage-control phosphatase ARMT1 family protein, producing MKVHYECASCFLRQSREALDLATDDEDLKMQVTEKINQILCSEFRKGAVSNQIGTKIHRTIKKETGNPDPYHDLRIKSDEIALQFLPQVEKLLDNDKSLKNYLKVAIAGNVLDFGALGLKSDIEGRVMSTVEKDLAIDHTSQLEEDLKKAKTVLYLADNVGEIVFDKLLLKKLQEYNVEVTVALKKDPILNDACMKEALDVGLDEVARLITTGTDSIGVIYHDLSDDFKQEFEMADLVIAKGLGNYEGLTEMGLGDKPVFCLLNVKCQPIARDIPAELGGNVVLKLN